One Synechococcus sp. PROS-9-1 DNA window includes the following coding sequences:
- a CDS encoding DevA family ABC transporter ATP-binding protein, translated as MGTSALTVDIHALSHWYGNGSTRRQVLQGVDLQISAGEVVLLTGPSGCGKTTLLTLIGALRKVQEGDVDVFGQQLRGAARGQRQRLRRRIGMIFQGHNLLRCLTAEQNVQMGADLLPNLGYRARRDQAREWLRSVGLEDELGKLPHDLSGGQKQRVAIARALAAKPQLLLADEPTAALDSGTGREVVELLKRLAREQSCSVLMVTHDPRILDVADRLVRMEDGRLYQTIR; from the coding sequence ATGGGCACTAGTGCACTCACAGTTGATATCCATGCTCTGAGCCATTGGTACGGCAACGGCTCCACCCGCAGGCAGGTTCTGCAAGGCGTGGACTTACAAATTTCTGCAGGTGAGGTGGTGCTGCTCACCGGGCCTTCCGGCTGCGGCAAAACAACCTTGCTCACCTTGATCGGAGCATTGCGAAAGGTTCAGGAGGGCGATGTTGATGTGTTTGGGCAGCAGCTACGCGGAGCAGCTCGAGGCCAGCGTCAGCGCTTGCGCCGTCGCATTGGCATGATTTTCCAGGGCCACAATCTTTTGCGCTGTCTCACCGCTGAACAAAATGTTCAGATGGGCGCTGATTTGTTGCCCAATCTTGGCTACAGGGCTCGTCGCGATCAAGCACGGGAGTGGTTGCGATCTGTGGGACTTGAAGACGAATTGGGAAAGCTTCCCCATGACCTTTCCGGGGGCCAAAAGCAGCGCGTAGCGATCGCCAGAGCCCTTGCAGCCAAACCTCAGCTCCTACTAGCCGATGAACCAACCGCTGCTCTCGACAGCGGCACAGGCCGAGAAGTTGTTGAGTTGTTGAAGCGGCTAGCTCGCGAACAGTCGTGTTCTGTGCTGATGGTGACGCACGATCCGCGCATCCTTGATGTGGCAGATCGTCTTGTTCGAATGGAAGATGGGCGTCTTTACCAGACGATTCGTTAA
- a CDS encoding 16S rRNA (uracil(1498)-N(3))-methyltransferase produces MVAELRRLLIEPNRLADLDGNGCLVLSDDERHYLRRVLRLRAGAAVAVVDGRGHLWEGCLQEEGQLLLPGSCTTTTPASTPQLGLAIALVRRGMDDVMRMACELGVDCIQPLQATRCTPQADYKPERWQLILKEAVEQCERLWMPQLLPLASTEDWWTMPNSSETLAIATTRLEGLTALEPWLRRQTPGDNRIWLAIGPEGGWDPEEQAQALREGWSPISLNEDILRSSTAAIAGVVTLSSWRRQLLNSSEAMSLKPFKFRPGRRG; encoded by the coding sequence ATGGTGGCGGAGCTGCGTCGATTACTGATCGAGCCCAACCGATTGGCTGATCTTGATGGCAATGGATGCCTAGTGCTCAGTGATGACGAACGTCATTACCTCCGCCGTGTTTTACGGCTTCGTGCTGGAGCAGCTGTGGCGGTGGTGGATGGCCGCGGCCATCTTTGGGAAGGATGCCTACAGGAGGAGGGACAGCTCCTGCTCCCTGGAAGTTGTACAACCACAACCCCAGCCAGCACCCCTCAGCTCGGCCTTGCGATTGCTCTGGTTCGACGTGGCATGGATGACGTCATGCGCATGGCTTGTGAGTTGGGCGTGGATTGCATCCAGCCCTTGCAAGCAACGCGATGTACACCCCAAGCGGACTACAAACCAGAGCGCTGGCAGCTGATCCTCAAAGAAGCGGTCGAGCAATGCGAGCGGCTTTGGATGCCCCAGCTCCTACCTCTGGCATCCACGGAAGACTGGTGGACGATGCCAAACAGCAGCGAAACGCTGGCAATTGCCACCACACGATTAGAAGGGCTCACTGCATTGGAGCCTTGGTTGCGGCGCCAGACCCCTGGAGACAACAGGATCTGGCTTGCGATTGGCCCAGAGGGAGGCTGGGACCCTGAGGAACAAGCGCAAGCCCTGAGGGAAGGATGGTCACCCATCAGTCTCAATGAGGATATTTTGCGCTCTTCCACAGCCGCAATTGCCGGGGTGGTAACGCTCAGCAGTTGGCGTCGTCAGCTTTTGAACAGTTCTGAGGCCATGTCCTTGAAACCCTTCAAATTTCGGCCCGGACGACGAGGCTGA
- a CDS encoding sigma-70 family RNA polymerase sigma factor, with protein sequence MPSNQCLRRREQRRSLPKLILERNDAVLEHLGLAHHAAIYQAARYPGEQDDLVQEGRLGLINGIANFDPQRGLRISTYVLARVHGQILHFRRDRQHTLRIPWRLKDLHRRGMRLQAQRLQQRLEPLDEPGLAASLRVSPQRWREALIAHAFGHVESLDVAPSIQAVEGGLRSSLLDLIEDSSSVPSSLDETTLRWLQDALQTLEPQQRSWLLARYVDNIPIKDLALREKVHPGLLRKSIRAALSMLRQAAKSSTAQPLVNQQVPKGPRSASPRRRPKRFATR encoded by the coding sequence ATGCCATCCAACCAATGTCTTCGACGGCGCGAGCAGCGCAGATCGTTGCCAAAGCTAATCCTTGAACGCAACGATGCTGTGCTCGAACACCTTGGATTGGCACACCATGCCGCCATCTACCAGGCGGCTCGTTATCCAGGTGAGCAAGACGACTTAGTTCAAGAGGGTCGTTTGGGGTTGATCAATGGAATAGCCAATTTCGACCCTCAACGCGGATTGCGGATCAGCACCTATGTCCTGGCAAGAGTTCACGGTCAAATCCTGCATTTCCGTCGTGATCGTCAACACACGCTGAGGATTCCTTGGCGCTTGAAGGACTTGCATCGTCGGGGCATGCGTCTTCAGGCTCAACGCTTGCAGCAGAGACTCGAGCCACTGGATGAGCCAGGCCTCGCTGCATCCCTCCGCGTGAGCCCTCAACGTTGGCGAGAGGCCCTGATCGCTCATGCCTTCGGTCATGTGGAATCGCTGGATGTTGCACCATCGATTCAGGCGGTAGAAGGAGGGCTGAGAAGCTCCCTGCTCGATCTGATCGAGGATTCCTCATCCGTGCCTTCATCTTTAGATGAGACAACCCTTCGGTGGTTGCAGGATGCGTTGCAGACCCTTGAGCCGCAACAGCGTTCCTGGCTCCTTGCTCGCTATGTCGACAACATTCCTATCAAAGATCTTGCCTTGCGAGAGAAGGTTCACCCAGGGTTGCTTCGCAAATCCATTCGAGCGGCTTTAAGCATGTTGCGACAGGCAGCAAAATCCTCTACCGCACAGCCTCTCGTCAACCAGCAAGTCCCAAAGGGACCGCGATCAGCATCGCCAAGACGGCGGCCCAAGAGGTTTGCAACCCGTTAA
- a CDS encoding glycosyltransferase family 2 protein, translated as MFISVVIPTYNRRSILEKCLQALEHQDPSGEIETYEVVVVDDGSSDGTPDWLRQNAARFPHVRLVEQQHGGPAEGRNRGVDHAKGDVIVFIDSDLVVTSSFLASHARALSRRWNQQGNRLCFTYGAVINTANFDQPTAERHKLRDLSWAYFATGNVAIDREVLERSGLFDLGFRLYGWEDLELGERLRQMGVELVKCPEAVGYHWHPAFRLEQIPDLIRVERERARMGLVFYRKHPSRRVRFIIQFTLLHRLLWSLLTIGGLLNEHSLRPLMSWLIQRGQPSLALELLRLPLNRIGVEALYREARQAGLN; from the coding sequence ATGTTCATCAGCGTCGTCATCCCCACTTACAACCGGCGCTCCATTCTTGAGAAGTGTCTGCAGGCCCTGGAACATCAGGATCCCAGCGGAGAGATCGAGACCTACGAAGTGGTTGTCGTCGATGACGGTTCCAGCGATGGCACTCCCGACTGGTTGCGTCAAAACGCAGCTCGATTCCCCCATGTCCGCCTTGTGGAACAACAACATGGCGGACCTGCCGAAGGTCGTAATCGCGGCGTTGATCATGCCAAAGGAGATGTGATCGTCTTTATCGATAGTGATTTAGTGGTCACATCTAGCTTCTTGGCATCCCATGCCCGAGCTTTAAGTCGACGTTGGAATCAGCAGGGAAATCGTCTCTGTTTCACCTACGGAGCCGTCATCAATACGGCCAACTTTGATCAACCAACGGCAGAACGCCACAAACTGCGTGATCTCTCCTGGGCGTACTTCGCAACGGGAAACGTGGCGATCGACCGTGAAGTTTTGGAGCGTTCAGGGTTATTTGATCTTGGATTCCGCCTTTACGGATGGGAAGACTTGGAGCTCGGCGAGCGGCTCAGGCAAATGGGTGTTGAACTGGTGAAGTGTCCAGAAGCGGTTGGGTATCACTGGCATCCAGCCTTTCGCCTGGAGCAAATCCCAGACCTGATTCGCGTGGAGCGGGAACGAGCCCGCATGGGATTGGTTTTTTATCGCAAGCACCCCAGTCGGCGGGTCCGGTTCATCATTCAGTTCACGTTGTTGCATCGCTTGCTTTGGTCCTTGCTCACGATCGGAGGGCTGCTGAATGAACACAGCCTTCGGCCACTTATGTCATGGCTGATTCAACGGGGCCAACCATCCCTGGCTCTTGAGTTGTTGCGCCTTCCCCTCAACAGGATTGGGGTTGAGGCGCTCTATCGCGAAGCCCGACAAGCTGGCTTGAACTGA
- a CDS encoding GDSL-type esterase/lipase family protein — protein MTTAPRQLVVIGDSGVYGWGDPEGGGWCERLRRQWMTMPSAPVVYGLGIRGDGLECVAQRWQQEWSCRGELRRQKPDGLLLSVGLNDSARVGRLDGRQQLSAEAFRFGLEQLLAAMTPATQVMVMGLSVVDEAVMPFADCLWYSNEAVAIHEAQLEETCLEADVPFLSLHRAMAAEPDWLTWLEPDGIHLNSTGHYWIHQRLQGWKPLLNWAGLEPHRQFTPTI, from the coding sequence ATGACAACAGCGCCCCGCCAGCTTGTCGTGATCGGTGATAGCGGTGTGTACGGATGGGGTGATCCAGAGGGGGGTGGATGGTGTGAACGCTTGAGGCGTCAATGGATGACGATGCCATCTGCTCCAGTGGTGTACGGGCTTGGCATTCGTGGGGATGGACTGGAGTGCGTCGCTCAGCGTTGGCAGCAAGAGTGGAGTTGCCGCGGTGAACTCCGTCGTCAGAAGCCCGATGGTCTGCTCCTTTCGGTGGGACTGAATGACAGTGCACGGGTTGGGAGGCTCGATGGACGGCAGCAATTGAGCGCTGAAGCGTTTCGCTTCGGGCTGGAGCAATTGCTTGCGGCGATGACGCCTGCCACCCAAGTCATGGTGATGGGGCTCAGCGTTGTTGATGAAGCAGTGATGCCTTTTGCTGACTGTCTTTGGTACAGCAATGAGGCAGTGGCCATCCATGAAGCGCAATTGGAGGAAACATGCCTGGAGGCCGATGTTCCGTTTTTAAGTCTGCACCGAGCGATGGCAGCAGAGCCTGATTGGCTCACCTGGTTGGAACCCGATGGGATTCATCTCAACAGCACAGGTCATTACTGGATTCATCAACGTCTTCAGGGTTGGAAGCCCCTTCTTAATTGGGCTGGTCTAGAGCCCCACCGTCAGTTCACACCAACTATTTAG
- a CDS encoding HlyD family efflux transporter periplasmic adaptor subunit encodes MKQFPLWVMVGVLGAVVVGAGVWITRRPAPESLPAAAVPTVLAPEAVAALGQLKPAGEVRRLAAPVSGFGGTPRIAALLVKEGERILKGQPLAIFDSRPQIEAEIAEVNAQIQSAALEVELQQREVSRYAAAAKVGAAAMVAYEEKQDELRRFQREGVELIAKRRSLETDLADSELLSPIDGVVLKIHSRVGERPGNDGVMEVGASQSMEALVEVYESDINRIAIGQSVSLISENGGFKGTLEGRVERITPQVRQRKVLSTDPTGDADARVIEVDVVLSPTSAKRVTQLSGLKVIARFKTP; translated from the coding sequence ATGAAGCAATTTCCGCTGTGGGTGATGGTTGGAGTCCTAGGAGCTGTCGTTGTCGGTGCCGGTGTCTGGATCACCCGCAGGCCTGCACCGGAATCCTTACCTGCTGCTGCAGTTCCAACAGTTCTTGCACCGGAAGCGGTGGCTGCCCTTGGCCAACTCAAGCCTGCTGGTGAAGTGCGTCGCTTGGCGGCTCCAGTGAGTGGGTTTGGCGGCACACCACGCATTGCCGCCCTGCTGGTGAAGGAAGGGGAGCGGATTCTCAAGGGTCAACCCTTAGCGATCTTTGACAGCCGCCCCCAAATCGAAGCCGAAATCGCTGAAGTGAACGCTCAAATCCAATCGGCTGCGCTCGAAGTGGAACTTCAACAGCGAGAGGTTTCTCGCTATGCAGCCGCGGCCAAAGTAGGAGCTGCTGCGATGGTGGCCTATGAGGAAAAACAGGATGAACTGAGACGCTTCCAACGCGAAGGTGTCGAGCTGATCGCAAAGCGACGAAGCCTCGAGACCGATCTTGCTGACAGCGAGTTGCTGTCTCCGATTGATGGCGTTGTACTCAAAATTCACAGCCGCGTTGGAGAGCGTCCTGGCAACGACGGTGTGATGGAAGTGGGAGCCAGCCAAAGCATGGAGGCCCTGGTTGAGGTGTACGAGTCGGATATCAATCGAATTGCAATCGGCCAGTCGGTCAGCTTGATCAGCGAAAACGGCGGATTCAAAGGAACACTCGAGGGCCGTGTCGAGCGAATCACTCCACAGGTGCGACAGCGAAAAGTCCTTTCAACCGATCCCACCGGTGATGCCGATGCCAGGGTCATTGAGGTGGATGTCGTTCTTTCGCCAACGTCGGCAAAGAGAGTGACTCAACTCTCCGGTTTGAAAGTGATTGCCCGCTTCAAGACCCCATGA
- a CDS encoding translation initiation factor 2, producing MALKSKGFFLNLEEGTSTDQAIQMAPVRDLPVEDSEEEILAPIPAISKPTDGSSTVETAKPAQAVKTPSAPVTASAPAASAPVASSGSLTTAQAIAAALAEAEAARPVVTLSTFAPEMLRPGRDLRSQPRRPGRNLKGFKDMASELFKS from the coding sequence ATGGCTCTGAAGAGCAAAGGCTTTTTCCTCAACCTCGAGGAAGGCACTTCGACCGACCAGGCGATTCAGATGGCGCCTGTGCGAGATCTTCCTGTCGAGGACAGTGAAGAGGAGATTCTTGCGCCGATACCCGCCATCTCCAAACCAACAGATGGAAGTAGCACGGTTGAGACCGCCAAACCAGCTCAAGCGGTCAAGACGCCCTCGGCTCCAGTTACAGCTTCTGCACCAGCTGCATCTGCTCCAGTTGCCTCTTCAGGCTCCCTAACAACTGCGCAAGCGATTGCAGCTGCCCTTGCAGAGGCAGAAGCGGCCCGTCCTGTCGTAACGCTCAGCACCTTTGCTCCAGAGATGCTTCGGCCTGGTCGTGATCTTCGGTCTCAGCCTCGTCGTCCGGGCCGAAATTTGAAGGGTTTCAAGGACATGGCCTCAGAACTGTTCAAAAGCTGA
- a CDS encoding phosphonate ABC transporter ATP-binding protein, translated as MTSLLELVNVSLSGPRGDRLRSISLSVSEGERIALLGRSGAGKSTLLAIANGSLRVEQGEVRWRGASIRTMPRRKKREIGMLWQDLLLVEELSVGQNVNSGALGRHNLIWGLANLLFNVDQSACKHCLQRAGLDTDLIERGLIDAPIRQLSGGQRQRVALARLLRQQPQLILADEPIANLDPAIANELLDHLLNRSPEGQLNCGAEAIVISLHQPELVHRFDRVIGLQDGELVMDQPSNQLTPADLSRLYEAG; from the coding sequence TTGACCTCTCTCCTTGAGTTAGTGAACGTCAGCCTGAGTGGCCCGAGAGGAGATCGACTGCGTTCGATTTCCCTCTCGGTTTCCGAAGGAGAGCGGATCGCCTTGTTGGGACGGAGCGGGGCTGGCAAGAGCACCTTGCTGGCCATCGCTAATGGCAGTCTTCGGGTGGAACAGGGAGAGGTGCGTTGGCGCGGTGCCTCGATTCGCACCATGCCTCGCCGCAAAAAAAGGGAGATCGGAATGCTCTGGCAAGACCTGCTGCTTGTCGAGGAGCTGAGCGTTGGCCAAAACGTCAACAGTGGCGCGTTGGGCCGTCACAACCTGATCTGGGGATTGGCCAACCTGTTGTTCAACGTGGATCAATCCGCCTGCAAGCATTGCCTTCAGCGAGCCGGTCTGGATACCGATCTCATCGAGCGTGGATTGATCGATGCTCCGATCCGCCAGTTGTCCGGAGGGCAGAGACAACGCGTGGCTCTTGCTCGTTTGCTGCGTCAGCAGCCGCAACTGATCCTGGCCGACGAACCGATCGCGAATTTGGATCCTGCGATTGCCAATGAGTTATTGGATCACTTGCTGAATCGTTCGCCAGAGGGGCAGCTGAATTGTGGCGCTGAGGCGATTGTGATCAGCTTGCATCAACCCGAACTCGTTCATCGCTTTGATCGCGTGATCGGTTTGCAGGATGGGGAGCTTGTGATGGACCAGCCTTCAAATCAACTCACTCCTGCCGACCTTTCCAGGTTGTACGAGGCCGGATGA
- a CDS encoding phycocyanobilin:ferredoxin oxidoreductase — protein MSESTNGLELHPLVTSLAEQIRTCRTALPDLSPLAVDPALEAISGMLDGESLFIRNELHQCLGLRKLHLEIARLGMGLQILHCVFFPDPRFDLPIFGADIVASKAGISAAIVDLSPVCTSLPDAVSQPLSALQLPPFQQVRDLPAWGTIFSPYVKFIRPVDEQEETWFVDLVAEYLNILRQAILATAPNDLDELPTIKRHQGQLSYCRQQKRNDKTRRVLEKAFGSAWADRYIEEMLFDDPPPLP, from the coding sequence ATGTCCGAATCCACCAACGGTCTTGAATTGCATCCGCTGGTGACCTCATTAGCGGAGCAAATTCGCACGTGTCGGACGGCCCTCCCTGACCTGTCCCCTCTGGCTGTAGACCCGGCATTAGAGGCGATCAGCGGCATGCTCGATGGTGAATCCCTCTTCATTCGCAACGAGCTGCATCAATGCCTTGGTCTACGCAAACTCCATCTTGAAATTGCTCGACTGGGCATGGGATTGCAGATCCTTCACTGCGTCTTTTTTCCAGATCCCAGATTCGACTTACCCATCTTTGGTGCCGATATTGTTGCCAGCAAAGCTGGGATTTCAGCAGCCATCGTTGATCTCTCACCGGTATGCACCTCGTTACCCGATGCGGTGAGTCAACCGCTCAGTGCACTGCAATTGCCACCATTTCAGCAAGTGAGAGATCTACCCGCATGGGGGACCATTTTTTCTCCCTATGTGAAATTCATTCGCCCCGTGGATGAGCAAGAGGAGACATGGTTCGTTGATCTCGTCGCTGAATACCTCAACATCCTTCGACAAGCGATTCTGGCAACCGCTCCCAATGATCTTGATGAACTACCTACGATCAAACGTCATCAAGGCCAACTCTCCTATTGCCGGCAACAGAAACGCAACGACAAGACCCGACGCGTCTTAGAGAAAGCCTTCGGCAGCGCTTGGGCAGATCGCTACATCGAGGAGATGCTCTTCGACGATCCTCCTCCTCTTCCATGA
- the devC gene encoding ABC transporter permease DevC, which yields MIRAFWQRRRIPLASLMLIRQPVRLAVALAGISFAGILMFMQLGFRDGLFDASVTVHRLFDADIVLISPRSTSSVSMAGFPRRRLIQAMASPEVEGITPVHWNLLLWRNPETLGTRSILALGFEPGHPLFTDPTLAAKAKLLTQKGRVLFDEKSRAEFGPVAEWFREGRTVESEINGKRVRVAGLIGLGASFGADGNLLTSSETFLDLIPNTPSGSIEVGLVRLKPGSDAEQVAQRLQSQLPDDVTVLTKQGFIDFEQNYWRTSTSIGFIFTLGAAMGFVVGCVIVYQVLYSDVSDHLPEYATLMAMGYKLNSLLGVVVREGLLLALFGYLPAYAAGQGLYLLVRNATQLPVAMNTVRAVSVFSMILIMCMLSAGLAMKRLVDADPAEIF from the coding sequence ATGATCCGAGCCTTTTGGCAGCGGCGCAGGATCCCATTGGCATCCTTAATGCTCATCCGCCAGCCCGTGCGTTTGGCGGTTGCTCTGGCAGGCATCAGCTTTGCCGGAATTCTGATGTTCATGCAGCTGGGCTTTCGCGACGGCTTGTTTGACGCCAGCGTCACCGTGCATCGTTTATTTGATGCCGACATCGTTTTAATCAGCCCGCGCTCCACCAGCTCCGTAAGCATGGCCGGCTTCCCTCGTAGGCGACTGATTCAAGCCATGGCCTCTCCTGAAGTGGAAGGGATTACACCCGTCCACTGGAATCTGCTGCTTTGGAGGAATCCAGAAACCCTTGGGACACGATCGATTCTTGCGTTGGGATTTGAGCCCGGCCATCCCCTCTTCACCGATCCAACGCTGGCAGCAAAAGCCAAGCTGCTCACACAGAAAGGCCGGGTCTTATTTGACGAAAAATCGCGAGCAGAATTTGGTCCTGTAGCCGAATGGTTTCGTGAGGGACGCACCGTTGAAAGTGAAATCAATGGCAAAAGAGTTCGCGTCGCCGGCCTGATTGGACTCGGGGCTTCTTTTGGTGCTGATGGCAACTTATTAACGAGCAGCGAAACATTTTTGGATTTAATTCCAAACACCCCTTCAGGAAGCATTGAAGTGGGCTTAGTGCGCCTTAAGCCTGGAAGTGATGCAGAGCAGGTGGCTCAACGCCTCCAATCTCAGTTACCAGACGATGTGACCGTGCTGACCAAGCAGGGATTCATCGATTTCGAGCAAAATTACTGGCGTACAAGCACATCAATCGGCTTCATTTTTACCCTTGGCGCCGCCATGGGCTTCGTGGTGGGCTGCGTGATTGTTTATCAGGTTCTGTATTCAGATGTCAGCGATCATTTGCCCGAATACGCCACCCTGATGGCGATGGGTTACAAGCTCAATAGTTTGCTGGGAGTTGTGGTCAGAGAAGGCCTGTTGCTTGCTCTGTTTGGCTACTTGCCGGCTTACGCCGCCGGACAGGGCCTGTACCTTTTGGTGCGTAACGCCACCCAGTTGCCAGTGGCGATGAACACGGTTCGAGCCGTGAGCGTGTTCAGCATGATCTTGATCATGTGCATGCTCTCCGCAGGTCTTGCCATGAAACGACTTGTTGATGCTGATCCGGCGGAGATCTTTTAA
- a CDS encoding phosphonate ABC transporter — translation MNRLKLAAPLLTLLPAMAMVPVLIVTWTGLHGGGLSIWQQCLSGALHPSMDADVLHAVWHGLGVTMATALLSWSLSLLFGVLLGSACSDVVWRSWTLSSWPARGLRGVLAIPRAVHELVWGLLLLQVFGLHPYVAVAAIAIPYSALVARIWRDHLDSADHRPLNALISAGVHPLSALMTALNPGMGTVLMSYGGYRLECALRSATLLGVFGLGGLGTELQLTLQSLQFRELWTGLWVLAAVMLILEQLLRFWRERSGVGVHGQRRILLFGLLAVVLGVIGSFWLWLIVPDQFSGLSWIGMEVPSWTQLNAAAIELPWLRMILETLGLTVLAAGIAIGLPPLALLLWPSPRWHQCCSMFWACMRWIPPPLMVLLLLLSNRPSLAIGALAIGLHNSGVMGRLLLEGLHQQSGQRQVALRAMGSSERMSWFYGLLSPQSPSYLAYGAYRSDVILRETVVVGVIGGSGLGWQLLESLSSFHWAAVVLVLCCYCALTISGESLSDRCRSLWLQS, via the coding sequence ATGAACCGCCTGAAACTAGCGGCACCCCTGCTCACCTTGTTGCCTGCCATGGCAATGGTGCCCGTTTTGATCGTAACTTGGACGGGGCTGCATGGAGGCGGGCTGTCGATTTGGCAGCAATGCCTTTCAGGAGCCCTGCATCCATCAATGGATGCCGATGTTTTGCATGCGGTTTGGCATGGCCTTGGCGTCACCATGGCCACGGCTTTGTTGAGCTGGAGTCTCAGTTTGTTGTTTGGTGTGCTGCTCGGCAGCGCTTGCTCGGATGTGGTCTGGAGAAGCTGGACGCTTTCCTCCTGGCCAGCGAGGGGGCTTCGAGGGGTACTTGCGATTCCAAGAGCAGTGCACGAGCTGGTTTGGGGCCTGTTGCTTCTGCAGGTGTTTGGGCTCCATCCCTACGTTGCAGTTGCCGCTATCGCGATTCCTTACAGCGCTCTGGTCGCAAGGATTTGGCGGGATCATCTCGACAGCGCAGACCACCGTCCTCTCAACGCCTTGATCAGTGCTGGGGTGCACCCTTTGTCTGCCTTGATGACGGCTCTCAACCCAGGGATGGGAACCGTTTTGATGAGCTACGGCGGCTACCGGCTCGAATGTGCCTTGCGAAGCGCCACCTTGCTCGGGGTCTTTGGTTTGGGAGGGCTTGGCACCGAACTGCAGCTCACCCTTCAGTCATTGCAATTCCGCGAGCTGTGGACAGGTTTGTGGGTTCTCGCGGCCGTGATGCTGATTCTTGAGCAGCTGTTGAGGTTTTGGCGAGAACGGTCTGGAGTCGGCGTTCATGGTCAGCGTCGCATCTTGTTGTTCGGACTATTGGCGGTTGTTTTGGGAGTGATCGGCTCGTTTTGGCTATGGCTCATCGTTCCTGATCAGTTTTCAGGACTCAGCTGGATCGGGATGGAGGTTCCTTCTTGGACCCAACTGAATGCGGCCGCCATTGAACTTCCTTGGTTGCGCATGATTTTGGAAACGCTGGGTCTCACCGTGTTGGCTGCGGGGATTGCGATCGGACTTCCCCCCCTGGCCTTGCTCCTTTGGCCCTCGCCAAGGTGGCATCAGTGCTGCTCAATGTTCTGGGCCTGCATGCGTTGGATTCCCCCACCATTGATGGTGCTTCTGTTGCTGCTCAGCAATCGGCCGAGTCTGGCGATTGGTGCCTTGGCGATTGGTCTTCACAACAGTGGGGTGATGGGGCGTTTGCTGCTCGAAGGTCTTCATCAACAAAGTGGCCAGCGTCAAGTGGCTCTCAGAGCGATGGGAAGTTCGGAGCGGATGAGTTGGTTCTACGGCCTGCTCAGTCCTCAAAGCCCTAGTTATCTGGCTTACGGGGCCTACCGCAGCGATGTGATTCTCCGCGAAACAGTGGTGGTGGGAGTGATTGGTGGAAGTGGTTTGGGCTGGCAGCTGCTGGAATCACTCAGCTCCTTTCATTGGGCAGCGGTGGTCTTAGTGCTTTGTTGCTACTGCGCCCTCACGATCAGTGGGGAGTCGCTCAGTGATCGTTGCCGTTCGCTCTGGCTGCAAAGCTGA
- a CDS encoding DUF92 domain-containing protein — translation MVLPDQNITMWGIALLLNGVLIAFAQRLPLLTRMGWVHAGILGTILWGCLGWRGWIAVVIYLVLGSLVTRLGFAQKQKQGLAEARGGRRGPANVWGSAFTGTVIALLIGAGIGSATLLLIGFAASFAAKLADTFGSEIGKRWGRTTVLITSLRRVPAGTEGAVSLEGTLASAAGSLLMMLVMAGLSVLTSPTAMIVVAIVGLIATLLESLLGALAQEKVSWLTNEVVNGLQTSWAAVLAMLIAVPLGLAG, via the coding sequence ATGGTTTTGCCCGACCAAAACATCACGATGTGGGGAATAGCCCTGCTTCTCAATGGCGTGCTGATCGCCTTTGCGCAGCGCCTTCCCCTCCTGACACGCATGGGTTGGGTGCATGCAGGAATCCTGGGAACCATTCTTTGGGGCTGCCTCGGTTGGAGAGGCTGGATCGCAGTAGTGATCTATCTCGTCTTGGGATCACTGGTCACGCGCCTTGGCTTTGCACAAAAACAAAAGCAAGGGCTTGCAGAGGCGCGTGGAGGCCGTCGAGGACCAGCAAACGTTTGGGGATCTGCCTTCACTGGCACGGTGATCGCCCTTTTGATTGGAGCAGGCATTGGCTCCGCAACGCTTTTGCTGATTGGATTTGCAGCCAGCTTCGCGGCCAAACTTGCTGACACCTTTGGCAGTGAGATCGGTAAACGCTGGGGACGAACCACCGTTTTGATTACGAGTCTTCGCAGAGTGCCAGCAGGAACGGAAGGTGCCGTGAGCTTGGAAGGCACCCTGGCGAGTGCCGCCGGCAGCCTGCTGATGATGCTTGTGATGGCCGGGCTATCGGTGTTGACCTCTCCCACGGCGATGATCGTGGTCGCGATTGTGGGTCTAATCGCAACCCTGCTGGAAAGCCTGCTGGGAGCTCTGGCTCAAGAGAAGGTCAGTTGGTTAACCAATGAGGTCGTTAACGGGTTGCAAACCTCTTGGGCCGCCGTCTTGGCGATGCTGATCGCGGTCCCTTTGGGACTTGCTGGTTGA